From Plasmodium yoelii strain 17X genome assembly, chromosome: 7, one genomic window encodes:
- a CDS encoding PIR protein, translated as MNDYMCGRFRILINYFPDELNASTENDIHSIGGIVKYCPNGDSKDKKCNTDLEKINASLLWLFEQNIVKKIDSLNKEQPKVFIIYFMIWLSYMLTLKKVKNINNLKEFYENHIKNNMNYINCYNNGKSCSDSLKEITGYTNYKETIDNEIHFMTIDINNISKFYDAFKLLCNMYNEITKETPECDKYMNYADEFVKKYDDLTRNFNITKDGSYSQLFSTLLTDYNNLKNEHNVTKHCKSVTLPEINTKNSEHTEHTEHTELPEHSEVTSSSLSISNKIFIVLSIFSATLIFFGIAYKYSLFGFRKRSQKHRLREKLKK; from the exons atgaatgactatatg tgtgggAGGTTTcgtattttgataaattattttcccGATGAATTAAACGCATCTACAGAAAATGATATTCATAGTATAGGGGGGATTGTGAAATACTGCCCTAATGGAGATTCAAAAGACAAAAAATGCAATACTGATctcgaaaaaataaatgcttCATTGTTATGGTTGTTCGAGCAAAATATTGTTAAAAAGATTGATAGTTTAAATAAAGAACAGCCTAAAgtgtttattatatactttatgatatggttaagttatatgttaaccCTAAAGAAAGTTAAAAACATAAACAATCTAAAagaattttatgaaaatcatataaagaataatatgaattatattaattgttataataatgGTAAATCTTGTAGTGATtcattaaaagaaataacggggtatacaaattataaggaAACCATAGACAATGAAATACATTTTATGACTattgatattaataatatttctaaattttatgatgcatttaaattattatgtaatatgtataatgAAATTACTAAAGAAACTCCAGAATGcgataaatatatgaattatgctgatgaatttgttaaaaaatatgatgatcTTACCAGAAATTTTAACATTACTAAAGATGGTTCTTATAGTCAACTATTTTCTACTTTATTaactgattataataatttaaaaaatgaacataatGTTACTAAACATTGCAAATCTGTAACCCTTCCAGagataaatacaaaaaattctGAACATACTGAACATACTGAACATACTGAACTTCCCGAACATTCTGAAgttacatcatcaagttTGTCGATatcaaacaaaatatttatagttttatcgatattttcTGCAACACTAATTTTCTTTGGAATTGCATATaaa tattcgttatttggatttcggaaacgatctcaaaaacatcgtttaagagaaaagctaaaaaaataa